The following proteins come from a genomic window of Gynuella sunshinyii YC6258:
- the ftrA gene encoding transcriptional regulator FtrA yields the protein MPERSIKQTAGPKVVCLIGDELQAFEFGIAYEVFGMPRPELGSDWYQFGVCTLYPGVVRTSGGIETVIRQGLEALDDADLIIIPGWPDMEATVPTAVTDALLAAYYRGARLVSLCSGVVVLAHTGLLDGRRATTHWRFIETIAERFPAVIFDADVLYVDLGNIQTAAGSAAGIDLCLHIVRQDYGVEIANSIARGLVMPPHREGGQSQFIPQPVPKGYEASRLGSVIEVMQRNLHKELPVKELADEAGMSLRTFQRRFEALTGLPPSVWILHERLHLACRLLEADQSISLEEVALKSGFGTVPTMRHHFRQKMQVSPSQYRKTFSPLPPRSFLPDESFAGTFHA from the coding sequence ATGCCAGAGCGAAGCATTAAACAAACTGCCGGCCCTAAGGTCGTGTGTCTCATCGGAGACGAACTTCAAGCGTTTGAGTTTGGGATTGCCTATGAGGTTTTTGGAATGCCCCGTCCTGAACTCGGTTCTGATTGGTATCAGTTCGGGGTTTGCACGCTGTATCCTGGAGTGGTTCGTACCAGCGGAGGTATTGAGACCGTCATCCGCCAGGGCCTTGAAGCATTGGATGATGCTGATTTGATCATCATACCTGGCTGGCCGGATATGGAAGCAACCGTTCCGACCGCTGTGACAGACGCGCTTTTGGCGGCTTATTACCGTGGAGCCCGTCTGGTTTCCTTGTGTTCCGGCGTGGTGGTATTAGCACATACCGGACTATTGGATGGACGCAGGGCAACCACTCACTGGCGTTTTATCGAGACCATTGCCGAGCGCTTTCCAGCGGTGATCTTCGATGCCGATGTCCTCTACGTGGATTTGGGAAACATACAGACAGCCGCAGGCAGCGCGGCTGGCATAGACCTTTGCCTGCACATTGTCCGACAGGATTATGGTGTCGAAATTGCCAATTCAATTGCCCGGGGTCTCGTTATGCCTCCGCATCGCGAAGGCGGGCAATCGCAGTTCATACCACAACCGGTACCCAAAGGTTATGAAGCATCACGGCTGGGTTCTGTCATCGAGGTCATGCAGCGTAACCTGCATAAAGAGTTGCCGGTCAAAGAACTGGCGGATGAAGCGGGCATGAGTCTGCGCACATTTCAGCGCCGGTTTGAAGCCTTGACCGGCCTGCCTCCAAGTGTGTGGATCTTACATGAGAGATTGCATCTCGCCTGCCGGTTACTGGAAGCGGATCAGAGTATAAGTCTGGAAGAAGTGGCGCTGAAAAGCGGATTTGGAACCGTGCCGACCATGAGGCATCATTTCCGGCAAAAAATGCAGGTCAGCCCGAGCCAGTATCGCAAAACATTTTCGCCGCTGCCGCCCCGTTCATTCCTGCCCGATGAATCCTTTGCCGGAACATTTCATGCCTGA
- a CDS encoding SDR family oxidoreductase: protein MIAITGATGQLGQLVIKHLLQKTSADNIIALARNLDKAKTLQDFGVEVRQADYSQPDTFVTALKGVTKLLLISSSEVGQRIQQHKHVIDAAKQAGVELIAYTSLLHADSSPLALAEEHVATETYLKEVGIPHVLLRNGWYTENYLVSIAPALANGGFIGCAKDGKISSAAREDYAEAAAVVLTLDAPQAGKVYELSGDESYTLTELCAIISEESGKKISYIDMEEAEFAKALEGAGLPGPFAALLANSDTGVSKGGLFDESHTISALTGHPTASLRQLVREYL, encoded by the coding sequence ATGATTGCAATTACTGGTGCGACCGGTCAGTTGGGACAATTGGTCATCAAACATCTACTCCAGAAAACCTCTGCGGATAACATCATTGCGCTGGCCCGTAACCTGGATAAAGCCAAAACTCTGCAGGATTTTGGTGTGGAAGTTCGTCAGGCGGACTACTCACAACCGGATACCTTTGTCACGGCGCTGAAAGGTGTGACCAAGCTATTATTGATTTCATCGAGTGAAGTGGGCCAGCGTATACAGCAGCACAAACATGTGATTGATGCGGCCAAGCAGGCCGGTGTTGAGCTGATTGCCTACACCAGCCTGCTGCATGCAGATAGCTCGCCATTGGCGCTGGCAGAAGAGCACGTCGCCACCGAAACCTATCTGAAAGAAGTCGGCATTCCTCATGTTTTGTTACGTAATGGCTGGTATACCGAAAATTATCTGGTCAGCATTGCGCCGGCTTTGGCAAATGGCGGGTTCATTGGCTGTGCCAAAGATGGAAAAATCAGCTCTGCCGCCCGTGAAGATTATGCGGAAGCCGCCGCAGTGGTGCTGACCCTTGATGCTCCTCAAGCCGGTAAAGTTTACGAACTGTCTGGCGATGAAAGTTATACCCTGACAGAGTTGTGCGCGATTATCAGTGAAGAGTCCGGTAAAAAGATTTCCTACATTGATATGGAAGAAGCTGAATTTGCCAAGGCGCTTGAAGGTGCCGGGCTGCCGGGTCCGTTTGCGGCCCTGCTGGCGAACTCTGATACCGGTGTTTCCAAAGGTGGCCTGTTCGATGAAAGCCATACCATCAGTGCATTGACGGGTCATCCGACAGCTTCCCTGCGTCAGCTGGTCAGAGAATATCTGTAA
- a CDS encoding winged helix-turn-helix transcriptional regulator, which yields MSRRSKESQGDSLTQKFRRGDVLAKECPSRGVLQDVTSRWGVLILFALLGGTHRFSELRKKITGVSEKMLSQTLQALENDGFVKRIAHPVIPPHVEYQLTDTGVEVARRVEELVNWIEVNIGDIVVAQNQYDERKASNGR from the coding sequence ATGAGCAGACGCAGTAAAGAAAGTCAGGGGGATTCATTAACCCAAAAATTCAGACGAGGTGACGTGCTTGCCAAAGAATGCCCTTCTCGCGGTGTGTTACAGGATGTGACCAGCCGTTGGGGGGTTCTCATTCTGTTTGCTCTGCTGGGTGGCACCCATCGTTTCAGCGAACTCCGAAAAAAAATTACCGGAGTCAGTGAAAAAATGCTGTCACAAACCTTACAGGCATTAGAAAACGATGGTTTCGTGAAGCGCATTGCGCATCCGGTTATTCCACCGCATGTTGAATATCAACTCACCGATACCGGCGTCGAAGTGGCGCGCAGAGTTGAAGAACTGGTGAACTGGATCGAGGTAAATATTGGAGACATTGTCGTCGCACAGAATCAATACGATGAGCGCAAAGCAAGTAACGGACGCTGA
- a CDS encoding formylglycine-generating enzyme family protein — MYRQVMEVNPSTFQHAGHPVESVSWLDAIQFCNQLSSLSGLKCYYQVDGETVSVIPDADGYRLPTDGEWEYACRANSSAAQYGPVENIAWYADNSDQSTHPVGQKAANEFGLHDMLGNVWEWRWDVYDPEVYGSYRIFRGGGWADESRGCLASNRRRSHPTYTIDDLGFRVARNL; from the coding sequence ATGTATCGGCAGGTGATGGAGGTTAATCCTTCCACCTTTCAGCATGCTGGTCATCCGGTGGAGAGTGTTTCGTGGTTGGATGCCATTCAGTTTTGTAATCAACTTTCTAGCCTGTCAGGACTCAAGTGCTACTACCAGGTTGATGGTGAAACGGTTAGCGTGATTCCGGATGCAGATGGCTATCGTTTGCCGACCGATGGCGAATGGGAATACGCCTGCCGCGCCAACTCAAGCGCTGCGCAATACGGCCCTGTCGAGAACATCGCCTGGTATGCCGATAACTCCGATCAGTCCACTCATCCGGTCGGGCAGAAAGCGGCCAATGAGTTTGGTCTGCATGACATGCTCGGTAACGTCTGGGAATGGCGCTGGGATGTGTATGATCCCGAGGTGTATGGTTCTTACCGGATTTTCAGAGGCGGCGGCTGGGCGGATGAGTCCCGGGGCTGTCTGGCGAGTAACCGCAGAAGGAGCCATCCTACCTACACTATTGATGATTTGGGTTTCAGAGTGGCGAGAAACCTCTGA
- a CDS encoding transposase gives MTRSRKSQISLEATPYYHCVSRCVRRAFLCGVDALTRINYEHRRQWVEDRLLWLGEIFAIDICAYAVMSNHVHVVLHINVLQSRQWSAEDIVMRWHRLYKGSALSHRFLKGDAFSPAEQQAFEALVAQWRETLTSISRFMAVLNEGIARRANAEDRCTGRFWEGRFKSQALLDEQALAACMAYVDLNPIRASLADTPETSDHTSVQMRIVCAKASKQPSDLLPFVGNPRADMPEGLPFKLSDYLELVDWTGRAIREDKRGFIAESLPPILTRLNISGKQWQQLTQQFEKQFRCFAGQRSSFEKVRDYFQLSRTPPNLLAT, from the coding sequence ATGACCCGATCAAGGAAGTCGCAAATCTCACTTGAAGCCACGCCTTATTATCACTGTGTTTCCCGTTGTGTCCGTCGGGCGTTTCTGTGTGGAGTTGATGCCCTCACCCGGATTAACTACGAACATCGCCGCCAGTGGGTTGAAGATAGACTGTTGTGGCTGGGTGAGATATTCGCCATCGATATCTGCGCTTATGCCGTCATGTCTAACCATGTCCATGTGGTGCTGCATATCAATGTACTCCAAAGCCGGCAATGGTCCGCAGAAGACATTGTGATGCGGTGGCATCGTCTGTACAAAGGCTCAGCACTCAGCCACCGGTTTCTGAAAGGTGATGCCTTCTCACCGGCAGAACAGCAAGCGTTTGAAGCCTTAGTGGCCCAGTGGCGGGAAACCCTGACCTCCATCAGTCGGTTTATGGCGGTGCTGAATGAAGGTATCGCCCGGCGTGCCAATGCCGAAGATCGCTGTACCGGTCGTTTCTGGGAGGGCAGGTTTAAGTCTCAAGCATTACTCGACGAACAGGCCTTAGCCGCCTGTATGGCGTATGTGGATCTGAATCCCATTCGAGCCAGCCTGGCTGATACACCGGAAACGTCCGACCATACCTCCGTTCAAATGCGTATTGTGTGCGCCAAGGCGTCCAAACAACCCAGTGATTTACTCCCTTTTGTTGGCAATCCCAGAGCAGACATGCCCGAAGGTTTGCCCTTCAAATTAAGTGATTACCTGGAATTGGTGGATTGGACCGGCAGAGCGATTCGGGAAGACAAACGTGGATTTATTGCAGAATCACTTCCTCCCATTCTGACCCGCCTGAATATTTCCGGTAAACAGTGGCAACAATTAACACAGCAATTTGAAAAACAGTTCAGGTGTTTTGCCGGGCAGAGGTCGTCGTTTGAGAAAGTCAGAGATTATTTTCAGTTAAGCCGAACGCCACCGAATTTGTTGGCGACCTGA
- a CDS encoding peroxiredoxin — protein MLSFKQLEGKTFPPVSFLSTNQEMINIGKSGNRVVLYVYPRTTPADGVPLPNWDVIPGARGCSIQARGFASFYTAILNTGISNIYGLSTQDTAYQQEAKSRLDVPFELLSDPKMLLAKELNLPTFSVENHVLYQRITFVISDGVIEKVFAPIKDAADNAREVLAYLNH, from the coding sequence ATGTTAAGTTTCAAGCAATTGGAAGGTAAAACCTTTCCACCTGTTTCATTTTTATCTACCAATCAAGAAATGATCAACATTGGTAAAAGTGGCAATCGAGTAGTTCTTTATGTTTATCCTAGGACCACGCCCGCAGATGGTGTCCCTTTGCCGAACTGGGACGTCATTCCTGGGGCTAGAGGTTGCTCTATACAAGCACGTGGTTTTGCTTCTTTTTATACTGCAATTTTAAACACAGGAATATCGAATATTTACGGCCTATCAACCCAAGATACGGCCTACCAACAAGAGGCGAAGAGCCGGCTCGATGTGCCATTTGAGTTGCTGTCTGACCCTAAAATGCTTCTTGCGAAAGAGCTAAATCTACCGACATTTTCGGTAGAAAACCATGTTCTCTATCAGCGAATAACGTTTGTCATTTCCGACGGTGTAATAGAGAAAGTCTTCGCCCCAATCAAAGACGCAGCTGATAACGCAAGAGAAGTCCTAGCTTACCTTAATCACTAA
- a CDS encoding transposase gives MTRSRKSQISLEATPYYHCVSRCVRRAFLCGVDALTQISYEHRRHWVEDRLLWLGEIFAIDICAYAVMSNHVHVVLHINVLQSRQWSAEDVVMRWHRLYKSAALSHRFLKGDAFSPAEQQAFEVLVAQWRETLTSISRFMAALNEGIARRANAVNITGHPP, from the coding sequence ATGACCCGATCAAGGAAGTCGCAAATCTCACTTGAAGCCACGCCTTATTATCACTGTGTTTCCCGTTGTGTCCGTCGGGCGTTTCTGTGTGGAGTTGATGCCCTCACCCAGATTAGCTACGAACATCGCCGCCACTGGGTTGAGGATAGACTGTTGTGGCTGGGTGAGATATTCGCCATCGATATCTGCGCTTATGCCGTCATGTCTAACCATGTCCATGTGGTGCTGCATATCAATGTGCTCCAAAGCCGGCAATGGTCCGCAGAAGACGTTGTGATGCGATGGCATCGTCTGTACAAAAGCGCAGCACTCAGCCACCGGTTTCTGAAAGGTGATGCCTTCTCACCGGCAGAACAGCAGGCGTTTGAAGTCTTAGTGGCCCAGTGGCGGGAAACCCTGACCTCCATCAGTCGGTTTATGGCGGCGCTTAATGAAGGTATCGCCCGGCGTGCCAATGCCGTGAACATAACAGGACACCCACCTTAA
- a CDS encoding SidA/IucD/PvdA family monooxygenase translates to MSCCIFLASNYPNSKIIISHRAYAMRPEDDSHFVNELFMPSAVDDFYEMPTDKRQKVIKDYWHVTHNGVTKHDRTPTLTIDIHTNNRHHSILYIYQYKSV, encoded by the coding sequence GTGTCCTGTTGTATTTTTTTGGCGTCAAATTATCCAAACTCGAAGATAATTATCAGTCATCGCGCCTATGCAATGCGACCAGAAGATGACAGTCATTTTGTTAATGAACTTTTCATGCCTAGCGCTGTAGATGATTTTTATGAGATGCCAACCGATAAGCGACAAAAAGTTATCAAAGATTACTGGCATGTAACTCACAACGGAGTTACAAAACATGACAGGACACCCACCTTAACTATTGATATTCACACCAACAACCGGCACCATTCGATACTGTATATTTATCAGTACAAGAGTGTATGA
- a CDS encoding CHAT domain-containing protein, whose amino-acid sequence MSALLGVTALAFNQNHLVKISYVVMLDEADDDLTIFNEYPITLINKLDILKKIPELPKDLCEVFCSKETAIQLRLSGVFDGYTIVFAKDASEIFEVESEIKVVFVWDGFDTDLELPRALYVGNSDININPKYKCKLDEINRQRIVSYIYEILSGLSEPQKSYISELEELYENDTSNHMIGCDYIFNRSIGTEANLIALSSAKLDYSFERYRYEYSEENIVETINVINRIRKEISENKCPDIAVRTNSIVISDMSASLDFQVNKLEYTQNALKGKGFDDPISLTKAIKLVLRNGIDEKTERSEYVDLAYIERNLIEVLIGIYLSSNIMPCAKIPLSNSDLYGVLKDIGINGRKYNKKGLKKKYIELRNILHKFTLEAFDYLSERNSSMVKIVSNLPIEWAYHNGLPLMVRHDVSRLPISPGWLANRVILDTSNIHVDMDSFSNVLVISSFREDDIIKEHLSSKIEVFNGMAFNRKTSDKRFKVTIDRKEPSNREELIAILNGSSTPIVVFDMHGGHSEKEGGVISLKDEAISIFDIVQAARIPPIVVLSSCDTSPIDRSHYSTANAFLAGGAKTVLASALPILSHESSTFIIRLFVRLQEYIPIVIDKEKRSLQWSSFMSGMIRRTFYTEFIDYLIKAGKIEKDWRSQLNFVAGMCLDPLQEDFHSRIISSFAKELCINESEVQRIIDEDFILPECLKYLQYGSPERVIINSPSHIPLSQ is encoded by the coding sequence ATGTCCGCATTATTGGGAGTCACTGCTTTGGCTTTTAATCAAAATCATCTTGTAAAAATTTCTTATGTCGTAATGTTAGATGAAGCAGATGATGATCTAACAATCTTTAATGAATATCCTATCACACTGATCAATAAACTGGATATTCTGAAGAAAATACCCGAACTACCTAAAGACTTGTGTGAAGTCTTTTGTTCAAAGGAAACAGCGATTCAACTAAGACTTTCAGGAGTATTTGACGGCTACACGATTGTATTTGCTAAAGATGCCTCAGAGATCTTTGAAGTTGAAAGTGAAATTAAGGTCGTCTTTGTATGGGATGGTTTTGATACTGACCTGGAGCTGCCAAGAGCTCTATACGTCGGAAATTCAGATATAAACATCAACCCGAAATACAAATGCAAGCTTGATGAAATCAATCGTCAACGAATTGTTTCTTATATATATGAAATATTGAGTGGACTCTCAGAGCCGCAAAAATCGTATATCTCAGAGCTAGAGGAGTTGTATGAAAATGATACTTCTAATCACATGATAGGTTGTGACTACATTTTCAATCGTTCTATAGGTACCGAGGCAAACCTGATTGCTCTAAGTTCTGCCAAACTAGACTATTCTTTCGAAAGGTATCGTTATGAATACTCGGAGGAGAATATTGTAGAGACAATTAACGTTATAAATCGCATACGCAAAGAGATTTCTGAAAATAAATGCCCTGATATCGCAGTAAGAACAAATAGCATCGTAATTTCAGATATGTCAGCGAGCTTAGACTTTCAAGTCAATAAGCTTGAATACACACAAAATGCATTGAAGGGGAAAGGATTTGACGATCCTATATCGCTCACAAAAGCGATAAAGTTAGTGCTAAGGAACGGCATTGATGAGAAAACAGAACGATCTGAGTATGTAGATCTGGCATACATTGAGAGAAACCTTATTGAAGTTTTAATAGGCATCTATCTATCTTCAAATATCATGCCCTGTGCAAAAATTCCTTTATCTAACTCAGATCTGTACGGTGTTTTAAAGGATATTGGTATCAATGGCAGAAAGTACAATAAAAAAGGATTAAAAAAGAAATATATTGAGCTTAGGAATATACTGCATAAATTCACACTAGAAGCGTTTGATTACCTCAGCGAAAGAAATTCGTCAATGGTAAAAATAGTTTCGAACCTCCCAATTGAATGGGCATATCATAATGGGCTACCACTTATGGTTAGGCATGATGTGAGTCGTTTACCTATCTCACCGGGTTGGCTTGCAAATAGGGTTATATTGGATACATCAAATATACATGTTGATATGGATTCTTTTAGCAATGTCCTTGTAATTAGCTCTTTTAGGGAAGATGACATAATTAAAGAACATCTTTCTTCCAAAATAGAGGTATTTAATGGTATGGCTTTCAATAGAAAGACCAGCGATAAAAGATTCAAAGTAACAATCGATAGAAAAGAGCCTTCTAATCGCGAGGAGTTGATCGCTATATTAAATGGATCAAGTACTCCAATCGTTGTATTTGATATGCATGGTGGCCACTCCGAAAAAGAGGGTGGTGTAATATCACTTAAGGATGAAGCTATTTCAATTTTTGATATTGTACAAGCCGCCAGAATACCTCCAATTGTCGTTTTAAGTTCATGCGATACAAGTCCAATTGATAGAAGCCATTATTCAACAGCCAATGCATTTCTAGCTGGCGGTGCAAAAACGGTCCTTGCTAGTGCTTTACCGATTCTGAGTCATGAATCCTCAACATTTATCATTAGACTATTTGTTCGATTACAGGAATATATCCCCATTGTTATTGACAAAGAAAAACGTAGCTTGCAATGGTCATCTTTCATGTCAGGCATGATAAGAAGGACGTTTTATACTGAGTTTATAGACTACCTGATAAAGGCAGGAAAAATCGAAAAAGATTGGCGTAGTCAATTAAACTTCGTTGCGGGAATGTGTTTAGACCCACTTCAAGAGGATTTTCATTCTCGTATCATTTCATCTTTTGCTAAAGAACTATGCATAAATGAATCGGAGGTGCAAAGAATTATTGACGAAGATTTTATTTTGCCTGAATGCTTGAAGTACCTACAGTATGGAAGTCCTGAGAGAGTAATTATAAACTCGCCAAGTCATATCCCATTATCTCAATAA